Proteins found in one Bacillus subtilis subsp. subtilis str. 168 genomic segment:
- the yxeJ gene encoding hypothetical protein (Evidence 5: Unknown function), translating into MSLINSHQSADSGLNIWSQLFFYTIVTASEWIGGLQKRRKGKGNGEILYEIIGRKLSLCFIRLSFLADIEVALVE; encoded by the coding sequence ATGAGCTTAATTAATTCACATCAATCAGCTGATTCCGGTTTGAATATCTGGAGTCAGCTGTTTTTTTATACAATCGTTACGGCGTCTGAATGGATAGGCGGTTTGCAAAAGCGAAGAAAAGGCAAAGGAAATGGCGAAATCTTATATGAAATTATTGGAAGAAAACTGAGTCTTTGCTTCATTAGACTCAGTTTTCTTGCCGATATAGAGGTTGCACTAGTTGAATGA
- the yxeI gene encoding penicillin V amidase (Evidence 1a: Function from experimental evidences in the studied strain; PubMedId: 15937167, 16511127, 18667582, 21978958; Product type e: enzyme) — translation MCTSLTLETADRKHVLARTMDFAFQLGTEVILYPRRYSWNSEADGRAHQTQYAFIGMGRKLGNILFADGINESGLSCAALYFPGYAEYEKTIREDTVHIVPHEFVTWVLSVCQSLEDVKEKIRSLTIVEKKLDLLDTVLPLHWILSDRTGRNLTIEPRADGLKVYDNQPGVMTNSPDFIWHVTNLQQYTGIRPKQLESKEMGGLALSAFGQGLGTVGLPGDYTPPSRFVRAVYLKEHLEPAADETKGVTAAFQILANMTIPKGAVITEEDEIHYTQYTSVMCNETGNYYFHHYDNRQIQKVNLFHEDLDCLEPKVFSAKAEESIHELN, via the coding sequence ATGTGCACAAGTCTTACATTGGAAACTGCTGACCGTAAACATGTATTAGCAAGAACAATGGATTTTGCATTTCAGCTGGGGACAGAGGTGATTCTCTATCCGCGCCGTTACAGCTGGAACAGTGAAGCTGACGGAAGGGCCCATCAGACACAGTACGCGTTTATCGGTATGGGGAGAAAACTTGGAAATATATTATTTGCCGACGGCATTAATGAAAGCGGTTTATCTTGTGCGGCGCTTTATTTTCCGGGCTATGCGGAGTACGAAAAAACGATACGGGAAGATACCGTTCACATTGTCCCGCATGAGTTTGTGACATGGGTGCTGTCAGTCTGTCAGTCTTTGGAAGACGTAAAAGAAAAGATTCGATCTTTAACGATTGTAGAGAAAAAATTAGATCTATTGGATACAGTTTTACCGCTTCACTGGATATTGTCAGACCGGACGGGCCGAAACCTGACGATAGAACCAAGAGCAGACGGCCTCAAAGTCTATGATAATCAACCTGGTGTCATGACGAACAGCCCCGACTTTATATGGCATGTAACCAATCTGCAGCAATATACAGGAATCAGACCGAAGCAATTAGAGAGCAAAGAGATGGGCGGATTAGCCCTTTCTGCTTTTGGCCAAGGCTTAGGAACTGTTGGTCTGCCGGGGGATTATACACCGCCTTCCCGGTTTGTCAGAGCTGTTTATTTGAAAGAACATCTAGAGCCGGCGGCCGATGAAACGAAAGGTGTAACAGCCGCTTTTCAAATTTTGGCAAATATGACGATACCAAAGGGCGCAGTGATAACGGAAGAAGACGAAATTCATTATACGCAATATACTTCCGTGATGTGCAACGAAACTGGAAACTACTATTTCCACCACTATGACAATCGGCAAATCCAAAAAGTAAATTTATTTCATGAAGACCTTGACTGTTTGGAGCCTAAAGTGTTTTCCGCTAAAGCAGAAGAGAGTATTCATGAGCTTAATTAA
- the hadM gene encoding sugar-phosphate hydrolase (promiscuous) (Evidence 2a: Function from experimental evidences in other organisms; PubMedId: 21575135, 23582330, 25527541, 25848029, 27435445; Product type e: enzyme) encodes MYKLIAIDMDGTLLNDHHEVTEEVRDALHAAKAEGVKIVLCTGRPIGGVQRYLDELNLIEEGDYVIAYNGALVQNTHTNEVVSELSLGYDDLTSLYDLSLELKTPMHFFDSSNLYTPNRDISEFTVYESYVTQVPLHFRKIDEVPKDILIPKVMFIDKPENLSRVITSIPKDVREKYTMVRSAPFFYEILHSEASKGNAVRQLAQLLGIEQAEVMCIGDNGNDLTMIEWAGCGVAMANAIPEVLEAANFQTRSNNEHGVAHAIHELVLAK; translated from the coding sequence ATGTACAAACTAATTGCAATTGATATGGATGGAACACTTTTAAATGATCATCATGAAGTAACAGAGGAGGTCCGCGACGCCCTTCACGCGGCAAAAGCGGAAGGTGTCAAAATTGTGCTTTGCACCGGCCGGCCTATCGGGGGTGTGCAGAGATATTTAGATGAACTGAATTTAATTGAAGAAGGCGACTATGTTATTGCGTATAATGGAGCACTTGTTCAAAATACGCATACAAATGAAGTGGTCTCAGAGCTGTCTCTCGGTTATGATGATTTGACTTCATTATATGACCTGAGCTTAGAGCTGAAGACGCCGATGCATTTCTTTGACTCATCTAATTTGTATACGCCTAACCGGGATATTAGCGAATTTACCGTATACGAATCCTATGTGACACAGGTGCCGCTTCATTTCCGCAAGATTGACGAGGTGCCAAAAGATATCCTCATCCCGAAAGTGATGTTTATTGATAAACCGGAGAACTTAAGCCGCGTCATTACATCGATTCCAAAAGACGTGAGAGAAAAATATACAATGGTCAGAAGCGCGCCTTTCTTTTATGAAATTCTGCACTCGGAAGCCAGCAAAGGAAATGCTGTACGCCAGCTGGCTCAGCTGCTTGGAATTGAACAGGCGGAAGTCATGTGCATAGGCGACAACGGGAACGACCTGACAATGATCGAATGGGCGGGCTGCGGGGTTGCCATGGCAAACGCCATCCCAGAAGTATTGGAAGCAGCAAACTTTCAAACACGCTCCAATAATGAACATGGCGTTGCACATGCGATTCACGAGCTTGTTTTGGCTAAATAA
- the yxeG gene encoding putative integral inner membrane protein of unknown function (Evidence 3: Putative function from multiple computational evidences; PubMedId: 15849754, 16850406; Product type m: membrane component), whose protein sequence is MRNQKAERLVAAGLVLHIIQWIFILWAFLKVKHLFSDYTIYNPNVISGSMQSLSFIQMMRAMMYSGAIVNYVLFFALVLLIYGIVLHAILIVLEMAAYVMIRRNPSSSWGFFFIAAGVKLAILNITGIPFLAAGFLLMKQKKAENGVKAERKRKPRLRIRRQGRRLNRIRRKPSLPVEYQKEKTI, encoded by the coding sequence ATGAGAAATCAAAAAGCTGAAAGACTGGTGGCAGCGGGGCTTGTTTTACATATCATTCAATGGATATTTATATTATGGGCTTTTCTCAAAGTCAAACATTTATTTAGTGACTATACGATCTATAACCCTAATGTCATCAGCGGCTCCATGCAGTCCTTATCGTTTATACAAATGATGCGCGCTATGATGTACTCAGGGGCAATCGTGAATTATGTTTTGTTTTTTGCCCTTGTATTGCTGATTTATGGCATAGTGCTTCATGCCATCCTGATCGTTCTGGAAATGGCGGCTTACGTCATGATCAGACGGAATCCATCATCTTCATGGGGGTTCTTTTTCATCGCGGCGGGTGTGAAGCTTGCCATCTTGAATATAACCGGCATTCCTTTTCTAGCTGCCGGCTTTCTGCTGATGAAACAGAAAAAAGCAGAAAACGGCGTCAAGGCAGAAAGAAAGCGGAAACCGCGCTTGCGTATCCGAAGACAAGGGCGGCGTCTAAACAGAATCCGGAGAAAACCATCTCTTCCGGTTGAATATCAAAAAGAAAAAACGATATGA
- the yxeF gene encoding lipocalin-like lipoprotein (Evidence 1a: Function from experimental evidences in the studied strain; PubMedId: 11160890, 22693626; Product type s: structure): MVIPLRNKYGILFLIAVCIMVSGCQQQKEETPFYYGTWDEGRAPGPTDGVKSATVTFTEDEVVETEVMEGRGEVQLPFMAYKVISQSTDGSIEIQYLGPYYPLKSTLKRGENGTLIWEQNGQRKTMTRIESKTGREEKDEKSKS, encoded by the coding sequence ATGGTGATCCCCTTGAGAAACAAATATGGCATTTTGTTTTTAATTGCTGTATGCATCATGGTATCGGGCTGCCAGCAGCAAAAAGAAGAGACGCCGTTTTATTACGGAACGTGGGATGAGGGGCGTGCCCCCGGGCCAACGGACGGTGTGAAATCAGCAACAGTCACATTTACCGAAGACGAGGTTGTGGAAACGGAAGTGATGGAAGGAAGAGGAGAGGTACAGCTGCCTTTTATGGCATACAAGGTGATTTCCCAAAGCACTGACGGGTCTATCGAGATTCAGTACCTCGGCCCTTATTATCCGCTCAAAAGCACGCTGAAAAGAGGAGAAAACGGGACATTGATATGGGAGCAAAATGGACAGAGAAAAACGATGACAAGAATCGAATCAAAGACCGGCAGGGAGGAGAAAGATGAGAAATCAAAAAGCTGA
- the cotNE gene encoding inner spore coat protein (Evidence 1a: Function from experimental evidences in the studied strain; PubMedId: 10714992, 17905812, 19933362; Product type s: structure): MNPYQYYSPQLPQQEPYYSHYEYNPYPQQDVYDPYQMDRQPALERRIAALERQNEQQSRELTRLTNEDRRQNREIARIAEQVNQLSQAVERHTRRLNRLNQRLRTVENRLNIPFTAGEGGF, translated from the coding sequence ATGAACCCTTATCAATATTACAGCCCTCAGCTGCCTCAGCAGGAACCTTACTATAGCCACTATGAGTACAATCCTTATCCGCAGCAGGATGTATACGATCCATACCAAATGGACAGACAGCCGGCATTGGAAAGAAGAATCGCAGCACTTGAACGGCAAAATGAACAGCAGTCAAGAGAATTAACCCGTCTGACAAACGAAGACCGCCGTCAAAATCGGGAAATTGCACGGATTGCCGAACAGGTCAATCAGTTAAGCCAGGCTGTTGAACGCCATACACGCCGCCTAAATCGGCTCAATCAGCGCCTCCGTACAGTAGAAAACCGGCTGAATATCCCATTTACTGCAGGGGAAGGCGGTTTCTGA
- the yxeD gene encoding hypothetical protein (Evidence 4: Unknown function but conserved in other organisms; PubMedId: 26506528): MHNTQHGLQQLNQCRQTAQQLIQQTQQSSQQYRQMLHQEQQNIQMLQQILNHEQQAAHTIQQALHGHDMAIQKCQQVVNMCNQMQQELTGQSSVMNTNVSTLPFGQNTTFQQQSYQQ, translated from the coding sequence ATGCATAATACACAACACGGCTTGCAGCAGCTGAACCAATGCCGCCAAACTGCTCAGCAGCTCATTCAGCAAACACAGCAAAGCAGCCAGCAATATCGCCAAATGCTTCATCAGGAACAGCAAAACATCCAAATGCTGCAGCAGATTCTAAACCACGAACAACAAGCTGCACATACCATTCAGCAAGCACTGCACGGGCATGACATGGCGATTCAAAAGTGCCAGCAGGTTGTCAACATGTGCAACCAAATGCAACAGGAACTTACTGGACAATCCAGCGTCATGAATACGAATGTGTCTACACTTCCATTCGGCCAAAACACGACATTTCAGCAGCAATCCTACCAGCAGTAA
- the yxeC gene encoding putative integral membrane protein of unknown function (Evidence 3: Putative function from multiple computational evidences; PubMedId: 15849754, 16850406; Product type m: membrane component), whose translation MGITKRGAAWEWLHSWWMLFIFMPFAITSFFAFLFIGIKVRNRKWIMYGIIYFFIFAFGFVLPDLPGVFIVVPLWAVTIIHGFKVRPLYLIQLDVYKDHVEARAFAEARSEAESRFHAPKQSIQDIHIRKEQ comes from the coding sequence ATGGGAATTACAAAAAGAGGTGCCGCTTGGGAATGGCTGCATAGCTGGTGGATGCTGTTTATTTTCATGCCTTTTGCCATTACCAGTTTTTTTGCCTTTTTATTTATTGGCATCAAGGTTAGAAATAGAAAGTGGATCATGTACGGCATCATTTATTTTTTCATTTTTGCGTTTGGTTTTGTTTTGCCCGATCTGCCCGGTGTTTTTATTGTGGTCCCGTTATGGGCGGTAACCATTATTCATGGATTTAAAGTGCGCCCGCTGTATTTGATTCAGCTGGATGTCTACAAAGATCATGTGGAGGCGCGGGCTTTTGCCGAGGCAAGAAGTGAAGCCGAGAGCAGATTTCATGCACCGAAACAGTCTATTCAGGATATACATATTCGCAAAGAACAGTAA
- the frxB gene encoding desferrioxamine-and ferrichrome-binding transporter lipoprotein (shuttle system) (Evidence 1c: Function from experimental evidences in the studied genus; PubMedId: 12354229, 16672620, 8388528, 19254027, 23924612, 25007174; Product type t : transporter) — protein sequence MKKNILLVGMLVLLLMFVSACSGTASKGSSSDSASEKTEMRTYKSPKGNVNIPAHPKRIVTDFYAGELLSVGANVVGSGSWSFDNPFLKSKLKNVKDVGDPISVEKVMELQPDLIVVMNEENVDKLKKIAPTVVIPYNTAKNVEDTVSMFGDIAGAKDQAKSFMADFNKKAEAAKKKIAGVIDKDATFGIYENTDKGEFWVFNDNGGRGGQAVYNALGLKAPEKIEQDVIKKGEMKQLSQEVIPEYAADYMFITDYNPKGESKTLDKLENSSIWKNLDAVKHNRVFINDFDSFYPYDPISVSKQVDIITDMLIKRAEENKK from the coding sequence ATGAAAAAGAACATATTGCTCGTGGGCATGCTTGTGCTGCTTCTCATGTTTGTCAGCGCTTGCAGCGGCACGGCTTCTAAAGGGAGCTCAAGCGATTCTGCTTCCGAAAAAACAGAAATGAGAACATACAAATCACCAAAAGGGAACGTCAACATTCCTGCACATCCGAAACGCATCGTCACTGATTTTTATGCCGGTGAATTGCTGTCTGTCGGGGCCAATGTGGTCGGCTCAGGCTCATGGTCATTTGATAATCCGTTTTTAAAATCAAAGCTGAAAAATGTGAAGGATGTTGGTGATCCAATAAGCGTTGAAAAAGTGATGGAGCTTCAGCCTGACTTAATTGTTGTCATGAATGAAGAGAATGTTGATAAATTAAAGAAAATCGCTCCGACTGTTGTCATACCTTATAACACAGCGAAAAACGTAGAAGACACAGTCAGCATGTTCGGAGATATCGCCGGAGCGAAAGACCAAGCAAAATCCTTTATGGCTGACTTTAACAAAAAAGCGGAAGCAGCTAAGAAGAAAATTGCCGGCGTCATCGACAAAGATGCAACCTTCGGCATTTATGAAAACACAGACAAGGGCGAATTCTGGGTGTTCAATGACAATGGCGGACGCGGCGGCCAAGCTGTATACAATGCACTTGGGTTAAAAGCGCCTGAAAAAATTGAGCAAGATGTCATCAAAAAAGGAGAGATGAAACAGCTCTCTCAAGAGGTTATTCCTGAGTATGCCGCAGATTATATGTTCATTACGGATTACAACCCGAAAGGCGAAAGCAAAACACTCGACAAGCTGGAGAATTCCTCCATTTGGAAAAATCTTGACGCTGTTAAACATAATCGCGTGTTTATCAATGACTTTGACTCGTTCTACCCGTACGACCCGATTTCTGTCAGCAAACAGGTGGATATCATCACCGACATGCTGATCAAACGGGCCGAAGAAAATAAAAAATAA
- the yxeA gene encoding hypothetical protein (Evidence 4: Unknown function but conserved in other organisms) → MKKAMAILAVLAAAAVICGLLFFHNDVTDRFNPFIHQQDVYVQIDRDGRHLSPGGTEYTLDGYNASGKKEEVTFFAGKELRKNAYLKVKAKGKYVETWEEVKFEDMPDSVQSKLK, encoded by the coding sequence ATGAAAAAAGCAATGGCAATCCTGGCCGTCTTGGCGGCTGCTGCCGTAATATGCGGGCTTCTCTTTTTTCATAACGATGTTACAGACAGATTTAATCCGTTTATTCACCAGCAAGATGTCTATGTTCAGATTGATCGAGATGGCAGACATCTTAGTCCGGGCGGTACTGAATATACATTAGACGGATATAATGCATCCGGGAAAAAAGAAGAAGTGACCTTTTTCGCCGGCAAAGAGCTTCGGAAGAACGCGTATTTGAAGGTGAAGGCGAAAGGAAAGTATGTCGAGACTTGGGAAGAAGTCAAGTTTGAAGATATGCCGGACTCCGTACAGTCAAAATTAAAGTGA